Within the Gadus chalcogrammus isolate NIFS_2021 chromosome 15, NIFS_Gcha_1.0, whole genome shotgun sequence genome, the region GAAATATTGAGGTCACCAATAACAGTAACAACGTCACAGCATTAATTGTAGGACACTGGAAATAGCATGTATCTTTAGGGGATGAGGACCTTACCGCTGCTGCCCCCTAGTTGTACAATCTGCAACTACCATCAgtaactatcacacacacacacacacacccacgtacacacacacacgtctgttaTCTGAGGGCAGTATTGGGCGAGTACGTATAGACACACCTAGCTGTGTGGGTTGTCAGGTAACGTCTTATATTTGGTAGAGATCAACCTGCCTATTGGTACAGCTCTAATTTCACATCGCTGACCCCCGACTCGGTTGCCAGTGCCAAAACACGTCCGCTGTTAGATTCTCACTTTGTGCAGAACCTAAAGCCGTTAGCTGTTTGAAACAGGACATTTCTGAGAAAGAATCAACAAAAAAGTATGTCTATAGTCTATATAAAAAGCAGACACATATTTACGTCGGACAATATGTACCATTGAATAGAATCAGAGAAGTTCCTTCTGTCTACATGCTACTGCCGTTTGCCCCTAGAGTATCCCTTTAAACACTCTGTCACAACGGGGACACAGAGGGCCGCTGTTCTTCTTCTCTGACGTCACCAGACGGGGCTGACTCAACACTTTTCCGTGACTTTCCACCCCGGGGCTCAGAGAAATTAGGCTCGCTCCACAACCGTTTGGCACATTCAGCAACAGCAATAGGAGAAAGGTTTTGGTGATTCAGTCGGTCTAGTATTTGTGACCCACTCCCTCCAGCCCTCGgccggggggagtgggggaagaCAGCTCTGTGAGAACGTTCAACaaacaggaggggggagaggggggacagTAGGGTGTCCATACcgtgggggaggaggcgggtgggggggttatTAGATCATGGCTCGGAAGCCAAAGGACAGGGCGGCCCCCATGGCCAGACCCAGGGACAGGAAGAAGGCCATGACCGCGCCGGCCGTCTCAGCTTCATGTTGCGCCACCTTCCTGTGGGGGGAGACACAGTTTACTCAAAAATCTTTTAGTGAGACCTTCACTTTGTGGCAGAAACATCGATGTAAAGGAGGAAACCATGAGCTGGAATACAAATGTGTGGATTCAGAACCGAAGCTCCACTGCATTTCCTCAGTGCTTAGTTTGAAAGTTTACCCGACGGTGAAAGGAGCCATTGGCACGGCACCACTATGGGCAGGAcaaagccctaaccctaaccccccccaccccccccccctcctcctctgtaaACCAATCAAATCCCCCGTTTAGGTGTTTGGATTCCTTACTTGGGTCCGAAGCACATGCAGAGGCTGGCCAGGTAGCcgttggagaaggagaagaggacgATGAAGAGGATGTACCAGGCGTCGTGCCCAAACAGCACGGGCAGGTAGCTTCGCGGCTGCACGTTACACAGCATGAACAGCGGTACGAAGACCACCCGCAGACCCACCAGCACCGGCAGCCACAGGCTGTCCTTccccggctgggggggggggggggggagggggagagagagggagagggagattaaTGACTTTGATTTATGAGTGCCACACACCCCTCTCTAGGGCCTTTCTAGGGCCCTAGAGAGGGGTTCACATGGCACCACATCCAAGCAGGTGGCTAACTGCTCCTTTCGGGTAAACGCTGTAGTAATCTGTACATTTGATGTATCATTTGCATAATAATCTGTATATTTGATGTTTTGTTTGTACAATAATCTGTGTATTTTATGTATCATTTGTATAATAATCTGTACATTTTATGTACAATTTGCataataatcggaatatttgATGTTCTGTTTGTACAATAATCTGTATATTTGATGTATCATTTGTATAAAAATCGGTATATTTTATGCATCAAATGTTTAATAAtctgaatatttaaatgtttttaaaataatCTGTTTATTTGATGTATCATTTGTTtcgataataataaaaactcaTCTCTTTTTTCTATGACTGTCTTATGGTTGCTGCAGTGGCATTTCCTTATATGTGTCTAGCTCCAGAACACATTAACCAGGATAGGGGGCTGGGAGGCTGCTCCCAACAGCAACCCTCCAGTGTCTTCCCTGCCCCATGTGCTGGGAAGCGCCTGCCTGTGACCTTGTGACAGAGCGCCTGAGTGGAGCAGCGAGGAGCCTGATGAGACCGGTCTGACAGGACAGTAAGTCAGCTCACATGGTGTAGTCTGAGTAACCTCACCATGTGAGTCTGCACTACTTCTTCTGTACGTGCAGACCCACGCACCTACATTTCCCCCACCCAGAACCCAATTAGCTCTCCAATGTTCTATAGCCTCCAACATAACTATCCACAGGGCAAAGTGTACAGGATATTCCAAACAGCAGGATAAGGTTGCTGTTTGGAAAAAACTTTACAAGGAAGGAATGCTAATATTGCTCCTAAGCCGGACTCCCTGGAATTTGTTTGAGTATTTCCATTTGATTAAAGGTTTGCGTATGTAAAAGATCAAATGAGTGCTCTCATTTGGGAACATTCAAAAGGAATATTTTGGTTCAGTaagtgcatcacacacacacacacacacacacacacacacacacacacacacacacacacacacacacacacacacacacacacacacacacacacacacacacacacacacacacacacacaccgagcgaGTCTAAAAGAGATAGCTCTCTCTGATCTGAGATCAAGTCATTCTTGGCAGAGAGTAATTTGCTGAAATATGAATTTAACTTTCCTATGTCGTGGCTGGTTGTAAGTGTCTTTTGTGGCAGATATCCACTTTAACAATTTGTTTCCattagtgtgttagtgttggCGGTAACCGCCCGTTTTGAGGCAAATGTACAGCTATTTGAACTCCAAAACCACTTCCTTGAGAACAgccttggacacacacacacacatatcaaagcTTGGGTTCCCTGTTTTCCTCAGTTCGCTCTCTAGTGACCAGATGTTTTTCCATGATTTCACTGCAGAAAACCCAATGGATCTGATTCCAGTGGTGTCGCACTGAAGACGCTGTGAATCATCTCTGCTTTTTCCAGCAATCCCATGCAATGTGATCACAACAACATTCCACACCTCCTTTTCAAaaccaaaagtcacttttatGGGTAAAGCATAAGTATAAAACATCTGAAGGGCAAGACTGGAACACTGGCCTCTTATCCAGCAACTGACCAACCTGATCATACTGCTTTTAGCTCTTCTGTTCTTATCCCCTATATTGATAATGATCCAATATGGATGATCAACTATGTTGGTAATAATCCAGTGTTGGGGTGTGCATACAGTTGATAATAATCCAGTGGTTTGGTGTTAATACAGTTAGTATTAATCCAGTGGTGTGGTGTAATGATCCAGGGGTGTGGTGTAATAAACCAGTGGTGTGGTGTTGTAATAATCCAGTGGTGTGGTGTATTAATCCAGTGGTGTGGTGTATTAATCCAGAGGTGTGGTGTATTAATCCAGTGGTGTGGTGTTGTAATAATCCTGTGGTGTGGTGTAATAAACCAGTGGTGCGGTGTATTAATCCAGTGGTGTGGCGTATTAATCCAGTGGTGTGGTGTATTAATCCAGTGGTGTGGCGTATTAATCCAGTGGTGTGGTGTATTAATCCAGTGGTGTGGTGTATTAATCCAGTGGTGTGGTGTATTAATCCAGTGGTGTGGTGTAATAAACCAGTGGTGCAGTGTATTAATCCAGTGGTGTGGCGTATTAATCCAGTGGTGTGGTGTATTAATCCAGTGGTGTGGTGTATTAATCCAGTGGTGTGGTGTATTAATCCAGTGGTGTGGTGTATTAATCCAGTGGTGTGGTGTAATAAACCAGTGGTGCGGTCTATTAATCCAGTGGTGTGGCGTATTAATCCAGTGGTGTGGCGTATTAATCCAGTGGTGTGGTGTATTAATCCAGTGGTGTGGTGTATTAATCCAGTGGTGTAATAATCCAGTGTTTTGGTACCCACCCACATACAGACGGCAGTGAGACTGCGGCCGGCCCAGTCCATCAGGTTGAAGAGCAGAAAGCAGGACACGGGGATGAAGTAGGTGTCTGTACGTCgttaacaacaaaacaaaatgctGTTATACCCAAGACTTCAGTCCTCCAAGGCCAAAAGACCAGTTAAAAAGTGTTTGTTAGACATAACAATTATTGTAATGCTTCTTTAGCACAGCAGACCACATTGGATCTAGCCCTAACCATGAACTAAATGTTAAATTTCATAATCTGAAAACTTGGGTGTTAGCATTAGCTAGCGTGCTAACATGAGGACACGTACCCCAGGCACTGCCCGCGGCCACGGAGGACTTCACCTCCACCGTCACGGCGGGGAACGTTCCGATGGTGATGGTGAAGATGAAGCACACAGACAATGCCATCACCCAGATCTATTGgacaaagagacaaagacaggcCCGGTATCATCAATAACTCTAATTTCAATGCATTTAGTCGCCGTGCAAATAGAGGATGAGCACAAGGTTTGATTACAGTACAAGGACTTCAATATTTGACATTCATTTCGAAATGCATTCATATTTGGGAAGtgattatacaaatacataatttacacgtgtgtgtgtgtgtgtgcgcatgggtCCCGACCTGTTTAAAGATGCCCAACACCGACGGGCTCTGCCTGCCTCCCGCCGCTGCAGTGCCCTTCTCCCCAGAGCCGTCtgaggaaaacacaaacacacacttttagaCAGACAGCATCATGAACACTGGCGGGGAGATAAacagaacacagaacaacagCCATTCATTTATTTCTTGAGGTGCTTACGCCCACACAACCCAACAGTAGCACAGAGACTTGAGATAGTTTTGAGCCTATCTATAATTTCGGTCACAGACACTTCTCCTAAATTTAAACTATACTGCTCACAAAGAGGCAGTTGTCATTCTGTCTCGAGGGCCGTTTTAAATGCTTCTTAGTGGTTTGGGCTTCCTGGCTGCTTTAGAGAGTATTCCACAGAGACCAGACAACCAAACAGCCCATTGCCCGCCCACGTGCTAGactagacaaaaaaaacaaagttaaTAATTCAAGAgatttcatttaattttatACAAGCATCATTTAACCTAACCAACagccgtaaaaaaaaaattagttAATAGTTATATTTGTTTAAACAAGGACTTAGGATATGGAACCAGCTTTAAAGCGTTAGCCTTTCTAACCCACAAGTGGACGTGGTCACCCCCAGAGGGACACTAGTGACCCTAAATAGCTGCTGCCCACTCCTCAACGGTGTTGAGGAAGCCCCACTGGAATGTGTGGATTGGAAGTACTTCAGTGGATGCACGTTTCTATAGGATTCATAAGTACAGAATTGAGTTCAAAATCTACCTTTCTTAAGCAGATccatcctgttctcctcctcccccgtgaGACTGGATCCATTACTCTCCATGTAGTACTGGAAGAACTCCTGCATGACAAACCACAGTGTAAACAACTACAATATCTAATTAGCGAGCCACAGATGGTCAACATGAATCCCCCCTGCAGCATCGATTCAGCTGCATGCCTCGTCTGCTTGCAGCAACTCCATCGTCGCTGCAGCGAGGAGATGCACGTTGGGCCCTGGCGGTGGGATCGTTTACAGACGGAGGTCGAGTGTTATTGAAGACGGGCATACCATCTTGGGCAGGGCGATGTAGGCTAGGATGGCCAGGAAGATGACCACGCAGGCCGTGATGAAGTAGCCCACGGCGCTGTCCTGCAGGGCGGAGCCACCTGCACGGAGGAAAGGACAGACGGTGTCGGCTTGGCTCAGGAGATGGAgcaggttgacttgtaaccagaaggttgctagttccatCTCCGGCTCCCCGAGTGTTgcggtgtccctgagcatgTCACTTTTCCCcccaactgctcctgacgagctgcctgtcgccctgcgtgattggttccgccgtcggtgtgtcaatgtgtgtgaaaACATTGTAAGTCGGTTTGGAtataagcatctgctaaatgtccgtaaatgtaaacataaagtGTCACTCGGTGCGTGTGTCAGAAATAGTGATCAAACTTGTTTAACAGTGGGGGAGCATGTTAGCCGGGATGGGAAGGTGTGGGAGACGGTAGAGTGTGTTTTAGAGAGGCTGTGTTTAACAGAGCAGGGAGTGTTTCCAGAGCAGTGGAAGGCGTTGCGTACTGGCCAAGGCGCAGATCATGGAGAAGGCGGCGAAGGTTCCGGCCAGGCCTTGGCCGCTCATGATGGGGGTGGTGTAGGAGGCGGGCAGACGCCCCGCCAGGCCGAACAGACTCCCCTGGAGCACCGCGCCGAAcgctgaggagggggagaagcacAACGAAAACCACAAGGACGCTCAGGAATcgggagagagcgagcggaAACCCCCCTCAAAAAGGAAACCTGCTCAGTCCCACTGACCCATAACAACATGTGGAGAGACGTGAAGCACAATAACTCAAGTGTTTCTTCCCCTCCGCTCATCTCCCcagggtgagacagacagagacagagggagagtgagagagtgggagacagcgagagagatcCATCCATTTGTTTCAAGGCTTCCTTGCATACAGCGATGCAGTCTCAGcgctggagggatggagggaatgagacatagatagatagaaagaggaagagacaggaggAAGTACTCCCATCAAACCACACAAGCTGCCTGGTCCTGCCTCAGGGTGTTGGGGAGGGGAGCGGGGCTAGGGAGGGGTGAGCTTTTCCCTGCTGCTCCACACCCTACTGTCTATAAACCCTCCCAGTGGGACGGGGGCGTGAGCGCGCCAGGGCCCGGCGGGTCCAGGGCAACTCGTCtgcaccctgcacacacacactggaggggGATTACCCACAAGCCCCAGCACATGGTTTTGATCACAGCTGGGGCGGGCCGTGGGGaaaggtttgtttttgtgtgtgcgtgcgtgcgtgttgtcaAGGCAATTCCTTTAGGATATTGCGGCTTGGAGAGAAGACTCCGAATGCAAACAAGCACAATAGTTGTGCGTGCCTATTTAACGCTTGCAAACACCAGTCTCCTCTCCAGTAGAATAAGCCGTTCTCGAGAAGAATACAGAATACAGTTCTCGGCTTATTCTCACACAGCCTTTTAACAGCTTCACCCCCTCCACGTGATGCAATTGTCCGTACATCATATGAGGGAAGTTCTGACATCAAGGAGTTCTTCTCGTATAGATAAGGGGGTTACTGCTTCCTTGTGAAAcgcaatatcatcccactgcagacacaaatgggcgttctcgtgtggtgggttgttcccgtttacgcagactggaacgcccccttcttattcttcgttgcctttctcgctgaactgtattaaaatgtcacaGTATACTACTCAAAAACCATGTatatagtgttgtaaataaacttccaaagcttttcaaatcttatttggaaaataacttcacatggtgtgtctttttaaaatttacattcgtagtgttgatcagcagggaaatagtccgccaaagacgttaacgtcgcttagcaaccgaagacgctggggttgacaagttaccggactactacccatgcaagtgaacggagcgttccacggcattgagaagacccgtgtaataaaggcctataatattctgtttatggcatataTTTCTCGttagattaggccaataaagcaatgataacaaaaacaaaaaaaaaacacaaacgctcgaggcccgacccgacccggctcaaggatagtggtgggaaatatcggcgggCCGGGTCAGGTCAATCAAAGGCCACATTGtgtaacatgaattggctaaaaaaatgccactgtagcatatttaaacataattcaaattgtgcaaggaattatttccattggtcattctgaccgggtCATTTAGAAATTTCGGTCTTCCTCATTTTTTCCGGTCAATGACCGGACAAGggaaactctgctataaaccggcctgacttcaccgtcaacaccaaaccccttcttcttcgcacggcGGTCAACATCCGGAGCATTCGCtagttagattttctcaaacagaagTTGCAAAATAAGATCTAGTAGTAA harbors:
- the LOC130404630 gene encoding equilibrative nucleoside transporter 1-like, with the translated sequence MTAITAPSDRYNAVWIIFFILGLGTLLPWNFFMTATMYFTSRLKDHDLSLNHTANMTDAASSDTRNILESKFNNVMTLCAMVPLLIFTCLNSFIHQRISQKLRICGCLAVILGVFLLTAILVKVEVDPLAFFTITMIKIVIINSFGAVLQGSLFGLAGRLPASYTTPIMSGQGLAGTFAAFSMICALASGSALQDSAVGYFITACVVIFLAILAYIALPKMEFFQYYMESNGSSLTGEEENRMDLLKKDGSGEKGTAAAGGRQSPSVLGIFKQIWVMALSVCFIFTITIGTFPAVTVEVKSSVAAGSAWDTYFIPVSCFLLFNLMDWAGRSLTAVCMWPGKDSLWLPVLVGLRVVFVPLFMLCNVQPRSYLPVLFGHDAWYILFIVLFSFSNGYLASLCMCFGPKKVAQHEAETAGAVMAFFLSLGLAMGAALSFGFRAMI